The Myxocyprinus asiaticus isolate MX2 ecotype Aquarium Trade chromosome 39, UBuf_Myxa_2, whole genome shotgun sequence genome window below encodes:
- the LOC127429858 gene encoding green-sensitive opsin-3-like, which yields MSENMPGLHGFEGDNFYIPLSNRTGLVRDPFLYTQYYLADPWQFRLLAFYMFLLICLGFPINGLTLLVTAQHKKLRQPLNYILVNLALAGMIMVCFGFTITITSAVNGYFILGPMACAIEGFMATLGGEVALWSLVVLAIERYIVVCKPMGSFKFSTGHAMGGIGFTWFMAMACAAPPLAGWSRYIPEGIQCSCGPDYYTLNPKFNNESYVIYMFVGHFIIPVSVIFFTYGRLVCTVKAAAAQQQDSASTQKAEKEVTRMVILMVVGFMVAWTPYASVAAWIFFNKGAPFTAQFMAIPAFFSKSSALFNPIIYVLLNKQFRSCMLTTLFCGKNPMGDEESSVSTSKTEVSSVSPA from the exons ATGTCTGAAAACATGCCTGGGCTTCATGGTTTCGAGGGGGACAATTTCTATATCCCTTTGAGTAACCGCACAGGGTTGGTACGGGACCCTTTCCTGTACACACAGTATTATCTGGCAGACCCATGGCAGTTTAGGCTTCTAGCTTTTTACATGTTCCTGCTCATCTGCTTGGGCTTTCCAATCAACGGTTTGACTCTTTTGGTCACGGCACAACACAAAAAACTCCGGCAGCCGCTGAACTATATCCTAGTAAATCTGGCGCTTGCCGGGATGATCATGGTCTGCTTTGGCTTCACCATCACCATCACTTCAGCCGTGAATGGCTACTTCATCCTTGGGCCAATGGCATGCGCCATTGAAGGTTTTATGGCGACACTTGGAG GTGAAGTAGCACTCTGGTCACTGGTGGTGCTGGCCATTGAAAGGTACATTGTGGTCTGTAAGCCCATGGGGAGCTTCAAATTCAGTACAGGACATGCCATGGGTGGAATTGGCTTCACCTGGTTTATGGCGATGGCTTGTGCTGCTCCACCACTTGCTGGCTGGTCAAG GTACATTCCTGAGGGCATACAGTGCTCGTGTGGGCCAGATTACTACACTCTTAACCCAAAATTCAACAATGAGTCTTACGTGATCTACATGTTTGTTGGCCACTTTATAATTCCTGTGAGCGTCATCTTCTTTACATATGGACGACTTGTATGCACTGTCAAAGCG GCCGCAGCACAGCAGCAAGATTCAGCCTCCACCCAGAAGGCTGAGAAGGAAGTGACACGTATGGTCATCTTGATGGTTGTGGGCTTCATGGTGGCCTGGACCCCATATGCCAGTGTTGCTGCTTGGATCTTTTTCAACAAAGGAGCCCCTTTTACCGCTCAGTTCATGGCTATTCCTGCTTTTTTCTCAAAGAGCTCAGCTCTCTTTAACCCTATCATCTATGTGCTGCTAAACAAACAG TTCCGCAGTTGCATGCTAACCACTCTGTTCTGCGGTAAAAACCCCATGGGAGATGAGGAGTCTTCGGTGTCCACCAGCAAGACAGAGGTGTCTTCTGTGTCTCCGGCATAA